Below is a window of Sulfurisphaera ohwakuensis DNA.
GATATATATCTCTAGACATAAGTTAGATCTTTTTCGCAGTAATTATTGAAGCGTTAATTGCTTTGAGAGCGATAAGTATTTTAAACTTTATGAACGTTATTCTTCTAACGGAGAATAAATGTTAATATTTAGAGTAAAATATTTTAAGTTGTCAGATAGACTATATTATATGAAAGTTAAATTTAATAAGAAAAAAAGGACTGATTATGAGATTATTTACGATATACTTAACGCACTTAAAGATGGTCCAATTCCAAAGACTAGGTTAATATATAGGGCTGGGCTAACATATTTAACGGCCACAAGATATATACCATATCTAGAAAAACAGAATCTAATAAAGAAGGAAGGGGACTTGTATCATATAACTGAAAAAGGAGAAGAAGTGAGAAAGCTTCTGGAAATTTATAAGGTTAAGGCTAATGAAATAAAAGAAATTGTTAGTAAATTAGAGAAAGAAATAGGACCTGAAGAAGAACTTTGAGAAAGTATTTAAATAGGTTAACAACATTTTTTATTAATGAACTTTGTTTCTTGGCTTCTAGTCATTATATCCTTTGCCTATTCATCCTCTCTGTGTGTAGTATCCAAAATAATGAAAAGTAAAAGCAGATTATTAGGGACAAAAATAAAGAAATTATTGGCGTTAAAATTTATAGAAATGAGTGCGGATTTGTTATCTACGAGTGAATTTGCTGAATTAATGGAGGAGGTTTCTTTTCTAACAAATTTAGAAGTAATTGATAAGGATGGTTTATTTCATGAACTTTATCAAAAATTTCCGCGTATTGAGAAGGAGTTAAAGGAAGTATTTATTAGGGTTAGTCTAGTCAACAAGATTGATTACCTTGCCAAAGACCTAGAAAGAAAAGCGTTCGTTCTAAGAATAGCTGCAGGTTTAATGTTCATATCTGTACTAGGTTTAGTCACATATTTTGATTTTTGTCCTTACATTTCAATTTTATCTATAGTGCAATATACAACTACTGGATTGATGATAGTATTACCTTTAATAATATTTGATTCGTTAAAAACCCTTTATCGATCGGACAAAATAATTAGAGACTTTTTAAGGGAAAAGTGATTTTTAGTTTTGATGGCTGAAATAGAGAGATCGTCAATAGTAAGATATTATAAAGATAGGGGACAAGTAGAATTAACTAATGTTTTTCCAAATGAGAAACTGTTATGGAACGCTGATATTCATCCAGTGCCAGTAAAAGGTAGAAATTGGGGAGCATTAACTTATTTCTGGATTTGGGTCTCAATGGTTTTTATTGTGCCTTCATGGACTTTAGCAAGTGTTGGTTTGGTTCTTGGTTTATCTGTTATTCAATCAATTTTTATAGTATTTTTAGGAAATTTAATTGTTTTAATCCCAATGATTATCCAATCTCACGGAGGAGCTAGATACGGTTTAGCAGAGCCACAATTAACAAGAACTAGGTGGGGTATTTACGGAGCAATTCTCCCTAGTTGGATTAGGGCTATAATAGGTGCAGGTTGGTGGGGGATTGAGAGTTATATCATAACTGAAGCAGCAACTGCAATCTATACTATTTTAACTGGAAAAGTTAACATTGTGGAATATACCGCGACACATTATTCAAATTACCCATTTATATTAGCTATTGATTTTCCAACAGTATTTTGGGGAGTATTTGCTGGAGTTATTTTAGCTCAAATCCTGGTATTTTACTTCTCTCCGATAAATAAAGGACAACCTGCTTTGAAATGGTTAGCAAGAATTGGTGGTCCAGTAATACTTTTAACTTATCTAGTTACGTGGATTTATTTCATGAATAAAGTAAGTTGGTCTATAAATATCTTTTCTTTATCAGCTTCTTCCTCTCCATCGATATTATCTTTCTTAACATTCTTAAACGCAAATATTGCATTTTGGGCTACCATGGCACTAACGATGCCAGATTATACTAGATTTGCAAAAAACCAGTTTTCTCAAACTATAGGTCAAATTCCTATGCCTCTTTTAATGCTATTTATTGCTGTTATGTCAGTCATGACAACGTCAGTATCATTAAAGCTTTATGGAGAAGCAATTTGGGATCCAATAATTCTAATTACCCTTCATACAAGTTTCGCAATCCCATTACTTTTAGGAATAATTTTGGGAACTTTCCTTGTTAATGTTTATGCTAATGCTGTTGGTCCTGCTTATGATTTTGCAAATACGTTTCCTAAATATTTATCATGGTTTAGAGGATCTTTGATCTTAATAATAGTAGGATTAGTGATAGGTGCATGGAGTTATTACGGTAATGCGTATAGTTACATACAAAATTGGTTATTAACTTATGGCGGTCTTTTAGGGAGTATTGAAGGTATAATTATATTTGATTATGCCGTTATTAGAAGGTTTAAGATCGACTTACCTGATGTGTTTCTAAGTAAAGGGAGATATAGGTATTGGAAGGGAATTAACCCAGCGGCGTTAATTACTTTCGTAGTCATATCCTTATTACTCTATCTACCATATCCAAGTGAGAACATAGTTCTAGATAATTCATGGGTTTTATCGTTCTTACTTTCTGGAGCAATTTATATTCCTTTAATGATATTCTGGGTTATTCCTAAATATCAGCCATTCTTAAAAGGTTCTTTAAGAGAAGGATATATTTCAGAAGAATCTAGGAAAATCTATAGTTAACAAGAAAATCTTTTTAATCCTTCTATTACTTGGAAGATGCTAGGTCTTTTTCTATAATCGGGATATACTAAAGAAAGTAAATATTTCTGGAATTTTTTCGAGGTAGAGGAGTAAAGTTTTAGGTAATAATTTACATATTTTGAATAAACTGAATTCATATCGTTTGTGAATACTATCTCATCTGGATTAAAACCGCTTCTACCCCAGGTTAATGCTAGTAATGAAGCACCAAGCGAAAACACGTCCATTACTGGCATTGAAGGATATGCCATATATTGTTCTGGTGGCGCGTATTCTGAAGTTAGATGAGTAGGGATTTCTCTTATTCTTTTGGCGGAACCTAAATCTCCTAACTTTACTTTTATATTACAAATTTCTTCTGGGTTTGTAACTTCTTTTGGAAGTAAGAAATTACTTGGTTTAACATCCAAGTGAACATAACCAGCAGTATGAAGGGTTCTTAGTGCGTATGCGATATCTAAACCGATTTTTGCAACTATTTCTTCCCAGTTTGAGGAGTAATTAAACCCTTTAGACAATAAGGAGAGAACTGATCCTCCAGCCATGTATTCCATAATAATAGCTGGTGGTGATGATAGGTATAGAAATGGATCACCTCTCATTATTTCCTTTATATTTGTTAGGTCATTATATACTGCGTAAATACGAACTAGGTACTCAGATTTTGAGGTAATTTCCACTAGATTTATTGCTTCTTTAGATAACTCCCTAAAGAGATTTAAACTAGAGACTGTCGCCGACATGTTAGCATTGTCTATTTTTGGTATTTTAATTGCGTAATTAATTCCGTTTTTTACTCCTCTGAGTACAAAGGAATTTCCGCCTTCTCCTATAATCCCTACAATTTTATAACCGTAAATTTCTTTCCCAAGCCAAGAGTTTGGAAAACTTGGTAAGATCTTACTCTTATACTTTTCATATATTTGTTGTAAATTAGTGGAATGGAATAACTCTTTTAGATAATCACAAATCTCATACTCTGACAAACACTCAATAGGAACGAGAGAGGGTATTTTTATTGCTGCATATACTGAGGCTGTAGATGGGGTGTAAAAAGATATAAGATATGAATCTTGCGATCTAGAAATAGAAAAGGTTTTATCACTAACTGAAGTCGATGGAAACAAAGTCTTTTTTACTATAGGTTCCAGAGCCGATCCGAAGAAAATAATCTCAATGGGAGAAATAACTAGAGGGATTTTCTTTTCAATAGATATAGTTGACAATGAAGAAAAATCCTTTTGTAGCTTGCTAAAAATTATCATAAAATAAATCTTTAGTTAAGGGTTATATATTGCTTGTAGTGTTTCTGTGAAAGTTGAATATCCTGTAGTTATTACCAATGTTACCTTATATTGTGTAGGAGATAAGAATAGCGGAGTCCCCATATTAATTATAACGTTATTTATACCTAAAGTGAGTGGAATTGAAAGCATTACTGCATAAGGTGTTCCTTCAATTTTTGCACTAGTTATTGTACCGTAAATCTTGGAATCAAGAGTAAGGTAAATATAACCGTTACTTCTGATTATTCCTAGCCCTATCTCTTTTACTTGATTACTGCTAACGGTAGTAGTTGTTAATGGTTTATTCATTATTCTATTTAATCCCACAGCTGTTACTATAAAACCTATAATTGAGATTATTGGGAAGACGTTAAGAATCGCACCATGTTTAATTAACTCTTCTCCATAAGCATTAGCTATTCTATCTAATCCTTCCTTAATTAAGGCAAAACCTATAATAAAAAGTATTATGGATACGAACCCTATAATATGGATAAACACTGAACCGACAATAACTAACAAAGAACCAGTATCTGCACGACCTTTATAAACACTTAAATTTCTGAACCCAGAGTAAAGAAAAATTCCACTAATTATGCCCAATATTAATGCTAAAATCTGTAAAAGTAACGAGGTGATTAAGCCATTTAAGGAAACAATATTACCAGTAGAAAGCACTTGTAAAAGCTCTGTAATTTCGATAATTACTGAGGAAAAATATACAATTTCTGTTACTGTTAACAATAAAAAGGCATTTCTCAATTTGGAAAACTCTGTAGCCTCGTTAACTATCATAAGATTTAGTGTAACCAACACGTATTTATTCCTTATTAAAACCTAACACATCAGCGTAGTTAGCTAGATCCAATAATCCATGGCCTGAGAAGCTTATTAGTACTGTTTTCTTTTCGCCACTCTTCTTAGCTTCCTCAACTATTTCCTTTAGTATTGGCAATGCATGACTGGTTTCTGGTGCTGGTACCCATCCTTCGATTTGACTGAACAGTTTAGCCCAGGCAAATGCTTCTTCTTGCGAGTAATCCCTAGCCTGTACGATTCCTTTATACATCAGTAATGATAACGTTGGCGCTACTGCATGATATCTTAAGCCTCCAGCGTAAACTGGTGCTGGTATAAAATCAGATCCAATAGTATACATTTTTAGCATTGGTAAAACCTTTGCAGTATCAGGATAGTCATATTTGTAAACTCCTTTTGTCATTTTTGGAACTTCAATAGCCCCAGAAGCTATATACTTTCTTCTTACTTTACCTTTTCTTAATTCTTCACCAAGGAATGGATAAGCTAAAGCAGCATAATTTGAACCTCCACCAACAACTCCTATAATATAATTTGGGTCTTCACCAATCATTTCCATTTGCTTCTTTGCCTCCATTCCAGCAATTGTCTTAAAGAGAATGTCCGAGTTTACTACGCTACCTACAACATATTTTCCTCCATTTTCT
It encodes the following:
- a CDS encoding winged helix-turn-helix domain-containing protein is translated as MKVKFNKKKRTDYEIIYDILNALKDGPIPKTRLIYRAGLTYLTATRYIPYLEKQNLIKKEGDLYHITEKGEEVRKLLEIYKVKANEIKEIVSKLEKEIGPEEEL
- a CDS encoding NCS1 family nucleobase:cation symporter-1 — translated: MAEIERSSIVRYYKDRGQVELTNVFPNEKLLWNADIHPVPVKGRNWGALTYFWIWVSMVFIVPSWTLASVGLVLGLSVIQSIFIVFLGNLIVLIPMIIQSHGGARYGLAEPQLTRTRWGIYGAILPSWIRAIIGAGWWGIESYIITEAATAIYTILTGKVNIVEYTATHYSNYPFILAIDFPTVFWGVFAGVILAQILVFYFSPINKGQPALKWLARIGGPVILLTYLVTWIYFMNKVSWSINIFSLSASSSPSILSFLTFLNANIAFWATMALTMPDYTRFAKNQFSQTIGQIPMPLLMLFIAVMSVMTTSVSLKLYGEAIWDPIILITLHTSFAIPLLLGIILGTFLVNVYANAVGPAYDFANTFPKYLSWFRGSLILIIVGLVIGAWSYYGNAYSYIQNWLLTYGGLLGSIEGIIIFDYAVIRRFKIDLPDVFLSKGRYRYWKGINPAALITFVVISLLLYLPYPSENIVLDNSWVLSFLLSGAIYIPLMIFWVIPKYQPFLKGSLREGYISEESRKIYS
- a CDS encoding protein kinase domain-containing protein gives rise to the protein MIIFSKLQKDFSSLSTISIEKKIPLVISPIEIIFFGSALEPIVKKTLFPSTSVSDKTFSISRSQDSYLISFYTPSTASVYAAIKIPSLVPIECLSEYEICDYLKELFHSTNLQQIYEKYKSKILPSFPNSWLGKEIYGYKIVGIIGEGGNSFVLRGVKNGINYAIKIPKIDNANMSATVSSLNLFRELSKEAINLVEITSKSEYLVRIYAVYNDLTNIKEIMRGDPFLYLSSPPAIIMEYMAGGSVLSLLSKGFNYSSNWEEIVAKIGLDIAYALRTLHTAGYVHLDVKPSNFLLPKEVTNPEEICNIKVKLGDLGSAKRIREIPTHLTSEYAPPEQYMAYPSMPVMDVFSLGASLLALTWGRSGFNPDEIVFTNDMNSVYSKYVNYYLKLYSSTSKKFQKYLLSLVYPDYRKRPSIFQVIEGLKRFSC
- a CDS encoding DUF973 family protein; translation: MLVTLNLMIVNEATEFSKLRNAFLLLTVTEIVYFSSVIIEITELLQVLSTGNIVSLNGLITSLLLQILALILGIISGIFLYSGFRNLSVYKGRADTGSLLVIVGSVFIHIIGFVSIILFIIGFALIKEGLDRIANAYGEELIKHGAILNVFPIISIIGFIVTAVGLNRIMNKPLTTTTVSSNQVKEIGLGIIRSNGYIYLTLDSKIYGTITSAKIEGTPYAVMLSIPLTLGINNVIINMGTPLFLSPTQYKVTLVITTGYSTFTETLQAIYNP